Proteins encoded in a region of the Halarcobacter mediterraneus genome:
- the cobA gene encoding uroporphyrinogen-III C-methyltransferase, whose product MGKVYLTGAGPGDIDLMTVKAVKIVKKADVIIYDRLANPEILDMASSDCEKIYVGKEDGKHCKSQDEINEIIYQAALKYNIIVRLKGGDPFVFGRGGEEALYLKERYIGFEIIPGITSAISVPAYAGIPVTHRGITTSFRVVTGHETPKKKTSQIQWESFSSDETIVFLMGLHNIELITKKLIEVGKEKDYPCAVISKGTTKEQKTVIGTLENIVEKSKDIKTPAIIIVGKVINLRKEIKWFDEI is encoded by the coding sequence ATGGGAAAAGTTTATTTAACAGGTGCTGGTCCTGGAGATATTGATTTAATGACTGTAAAAGCTGTAAAAATAGTGAAAAAAGCTGATGTGATTATTTATGATAGATTAGCAAATCCTGAAATATTAGATATGGCATCTTCAGACTGTGAAAAAATATATGTGGGAAAAGAAGATGGGAAACACTGTAAATCACAAGATGAGATAAATGAGATTATTTATCAAGCAGCATTAAAATACAATATTATTGTAAGATTAAAAGGTGGTGACCCTTTTGTATTTGGAAGAGGAGGAGAAGAAGCCTTATATCTTAAAGAAAGATATATTGGTTTTGAAATAATTCCTGGAATAACTTCTGCAATTTCTGTTCCTGCATATGCAGGTATTCCAGTAACACATAGAGGAATCACAACTTCTTTTAGAGTAGTTACAGGACATGAAACACCTAAAAAAAAGACTTCTCAAATACAATGGGAATCTTTTTCAAGTGATGAAACAATTGTTTTTTTAATGGGTCTTCATAATATAGAACTAATCACTAAAAAACTTATTGAAGTAGGTAAAGAAAAAGATTACCCCTGTGCAGTGATTTCAAAGGGAACAACAAAAGAGCAAAAAACAGTTATTGGTACTCTTGAAAATATTGTAGAAAAATCTAAAGATATTAAAACTCCTGCAATAATAATTGTAGGAAAAGTAATAAATTTAAGAAAAGAGATTAAATGGTTTGATGAAATATAA
- a CDS encoding carbonic anhydrase, whose translation MTIEDLKEGNQLFRNTKFKDYKNDFETLVEKGQSPEILFIGCSDSRVVPDLIISSKPGDMFIVRNVGNFVPPYKDDNDYHGTTAAIEFALSVLNVKHIIICGHSNCGACRSLYLDLENDKTLIHMKKWLQLGMKAKEEVLKKLNFKTQEEEIYTLTEKTSVIYQLENLLTFPEVKKRIKEGDLSIHGWYYKIEDGTIECYNKEKKEFESL comes from the coding sequence ATGACAATTGAAGATTTAAAAGAAGGAAATCAACTCTTTAGAAATACAAAATTCAAAGATTATAAAAACGACTTTGAAACTCTTGTTGAAAAAGGTCAAAGTCCAGAAATACTATTTATAGGATGTAGTGATAGTAGAGTAGTTCCAGACTTAATAATTTCTTCAAAACCAGGGGATATGTTTATTGTAAGAAATGTGGGGAACTTCGTTCCTCCTTACAAAGATGACAATGATTACCATGGTACTACTGCAGCAATTGAGTTTGCCCTTAGTGTACTAAATGTTAAACATATTATTATTTGTGGACACTCAAACTGTGGAGCATGTAGATCTTTGTATTTAGATTTAGAAAATGACAAAACACTAATTCATATGAAAAAATGGCTTCAACTAGGTATGAAAGCAAAAGAAGAAGTACTAAAAAAACTCAATTTTAAAACACAAGAAGAAGAAATTTATACACTTACAGAAAAAACTTCTGTTATATATCAACTTGAAAATCTTCTAACTTTTCCAGAAGTAAAGAAAAGAATAAAAGAAGGAGATCTAAGTATTCATGGTTGGTATTATAAAATAGAAGATGGAACTATAGAGTGTTATAATAAAGAGAAAAAAGAGTTTGAAAGTTTATGA
- a CDS encoding acetyl-CoA carboxylase biotin carboxylase subunit has protein sequence MEKISKVLIANRGEIALRIIRACKELEITSVAIFSEVDVEGLWVRKADECYPIMGDVIKAYLDYEVIISIAKKANCDAIHPGYGFLSENADFAKACEENGLIFIGPKPDHIALFGDKMASKVAMKKVGVPVLEGTDEPIEDKKEAKKIAAEIGFPVIIKAAFGGGGRGMRIVRAQKEFDSMFDSATNEALKFFGNGQVFIEKYVENPRHIEVQIIADKYGNVIHLGERDCSIQRRHQKVIEISPSPRLSQDVRKELYRISTKAMFKLGYESVGTVEFLVDEADNIYFIEMNTRVQVEHPVTEITSGIDIIQRMIEIAAGDKMKYMQEEINFRGYAIEFRINAENPQKNFMPSSGTIEKYLTPNGPGVRLDSAAYTGYKVPANYDSMIGKLIVWALDWDGTVRKARRALDEFVLEGFPTNIELHREIVRDEDFKEGNLTTSYLDKKMDLFTLSAKDHIQEEEKRISKIMQFIKNIKSKNVKVRN, from the coding sequence ATGGAAAAGATATCAAAAGTATTAATTGCAAATAGAGGTGAAATCGCTCTTAGAATTATTAGAGCTTGTAAAGAACTTGAAATTACAAGTGTTGCAATATTTTCTGAAGTAGATGTTGAAGGTTTATGGGTAAGAAAAGCTGATGAATGTTATCCAATAATGGGAGATGTAATAAAAGCTTATTTAGATTATGAAGTAATAATCTCAATTGCAAAAAAAGCAAACTGTGATGCAATTCATCCAGGATATGGATTTTTAAGTGAAAATGCAGATTTTGCAAAAGCTTGTGAAGAAAATGGCTTAATATTTATTGGTCCAAAACCTGATCATATTGCATTATTTGGCGATAAAATGGCTTCAAAAGTTGCTATGAAGAAAGTTGGTGTTCCAGTACTTGAAGGAACAGATGAACCAATTGAAGATAAAAAAGAAGCTAAAAAAATTGCTGCTGAAATTGGCTTTCCTGTAATCATTAAAGCTGCCTTTGGAGGTGGTGGAAGAGGAATGAGAATTGTAAGAGCTCAAAAAGAGTTTGATTCTATGTTTGATAGTGCAACAAATGAAGCTCTTAAATTCTTTGGTAATGGACAAGTATTTATTGAAAAATATGTTGAAAATCCTAGACATATTGAAGTTCAAATTATTGCAGATAAATATGGGAATGTAATTCATTTAGGTGAAAGAGATTGTTCAATCCAAAGAAGACACCAAAAAGTAATTGAAATTTCTCCCTCTCCAAGATTAAGTCAAGATGTAAGAAAAGAGTTATACAGAATCTCTACAAAAGCAATGTTTAAATTAGGATATGAAAGTGTAGGAACAGTAGAATTTTTAGTTGATGAAGCTGATAATATTTATTTTATTGAAATGAATACAAGGGTTCAAGTAGAACACCCTGTAACAGAAATAACAAGTGGTATTGATATTATTCAAAGAATGATTGAAATTGCAGCTGGGGATAAAATGAAATATATGCAAGAAGAGATTAATTTTAGAGGATATGCAATAGAATTTAGAATAAATGCAGAAAATCCTCAAAAAAACTTTATGCCTTCTTCTGGAACAATTGAAAAATATTTAACACCTAATGGACCTGGGGTAAGACTTGATTCAGCTGCTTATACAGGATATAAAGTTCCTGCAAATTATGATTCTATGATTGGTAAACTTATTGTTTGGGCATTAGACTGGGATGGTACAGTAAGAAAAGCAAGAAGAGCTCTTGATGAATTTGTATTAGAAGGTTTTCCTACAAATATTGAACTACATAGGGAAATAGTAAGAGATGAAGATTTTAAAGAAGGAAATCTAACAACTAGTTATTTAGATAAAAAAATGGATTTATTTACATTAAGTGCTAAAGACCATATTCAAGAAGAAGAAAAAAGAATTTCTAAGATTATGCAATTTATAAAAAATATTAAATCAAAGAATGTGAAAGTGAGAAACTAA
- a CDS encoding glycosyl transferase: MNFFKYIKAVGTGPKSNRNLTKEETIEAIQGILEQKCESEQAAAFLMLLRVKLESDEEIEACLESFEKYIRRENIPESIELGFSYDGKTKQPYLFPLYGKILKEFFEKNNHIKPLDIVISGDYLQPAKEGVTVKDIATNVDLEDNIHFYDRKNYFKELSDLTALRKKLYMRTIFNTTEKLLNPANSKYAITSAFHRPYVEKYTKLFSNKYKNFFVLKGNEGTPEVFSNFKYWIEENGKLEDKGVNLKNLGINYNKKFENLTLEQALDFVKNPDKETIKLAKLNVAILLYAAKRVDSINEAYNMLNEDKKGFLSFFKNLFS, translated from the coding sequence ATGAATTTTTTTAAATATATTAAAGCAGTTGGAACAGGACCAAAGTCTAATAGAAATTTGACAAAAGAAGAGACTATTGAAGCTATTCAAGGAATTTTAGAACAAAAGTGTGAAAGTGAACAAGCTGCAGCTTTTTTGATGCTTTTAAGGGTGAAATTAGAGAGTGATGAAGAGATTGAAGCATGTTTGGAATCTTTTGAAAAGTATATTAGAAGAGAAAATATTCCAGAATCAATTGAATTAGGTTTTTCTTATGATGGGAAAACAAAACAACCTTATTTATTTCCTTTATATGGAAAAATACTAAAAGAGTTTTTTGAAAAGAATAATCATATTAAACCTTTAGATATAGTTATTAGTGGAGATTATTTACAACCTGCAAAAGAGGGTGTTACTGTAAAAGATATTGCTACAAATGTAGACTTAGAAGATAATATACACTTTTATGATAGAAAGAATTATTTTAAAGAGTTATCTGATTTAACGGCTTTAAGAAAAAAATTATATATGAGAACAATTTTTAATACAACTGAGAAACTTTTAAATCCTGCAAATTCAAAATATGCAATAACATCTGCTTTTCATAGACCATATGTAGAAAAATATACAAAACTTTTTTCAAATAAATATAAGAATTTCTTTGTTTTGAAAGGAAATGAAGGAACTCCAGAGGTTTTTTCTAATTTTAAATATTGGATTGAGGAAAATGGAAAACTTGAAGATAAAGGTGTGAATTTAAAAAACCTTGGGATAAATTATAATAAGAAATTTGAGAATTTAACTTTAGAACAGGCTTTAGATTTTGTTAAAAATCCTGATAAAGAAACTATTAAACTTGCAAAATTAAATGTAGCAATATTATTATATGCAGCAAAAAGAGTTGACTCAATAAATGAAGCATATAATATGCTTAATGAAGATAAAAAAGGTTTTTTAAGTTTCTTTAAAAACTTATTTTCTTAA
- a CDS encoding AraC family transcriptional regulator, giving the protein MKKNTLEKRLKIANDIMYYIYTHIDTHIDLEELSYDLDISKFHMHRIFKEAFGKNIYESIKSIRLQKAANLLLTNKYSTISNIANLCGYSSHSSFIKAFSKRFNMSPKDWRKGGYKDYSKEIMKQSIKAMQSTASFSKLSPSIVKMPEIDAYYIRNKGYNINIKQTWQKLQTLILNNDIKNYKQIALLHDNPVITPLNECQYIACIETEEKSEILSQRVPKFKISSGVYAKFDLQGHQGDILKFINWVYHKWLINSEYETTTKPSYIIYHKNNFLSEDNEFNMSFYVSINF; this is encoded by the coding sequence ATGAAAAAAAATACTTTAGAAAAAAGATTAAAAATTGCAAATGATATAATGTACTATATATACACTCATATCGATACTCATATTGATTTAGAAGAGTTAAGTTATGATTTAGATATTAGTAAGTTTCATATGCATAGAATTTTTAAAGAAGCCTTTGGGAAAAATATATATGAAAGCATAAAATCTATTAGATTGCAAAAAGCAGCTAACTTATTATTAACAAATAAATATTCAACAATATCCAATATTGCAAACTTATGTGGTTATAGTTCTCATTCCTCATTTATTAAGGCTTTTTCAAAAAGATTTAATATGTCTCCCAAAGATTGGAGAAAAGGTGGATATAAAGACTATTCTAAGGAGATAATGAAGCAATCTATTAAAGCGATGCAATCAACAGCTAGCTTTTCAAAATTAAGTCCAAGTATTGTTAAGATGCCAGAAATAGATGCTTATTATATTAGAAATAAAGGTTATAATATAAATATCAAACAAACTTGGCAAAAACTTCAAACTCTTATTTTAAATAATGATATAAAAAACTATAAACAAATTGCTTTACTTCATGATAATCCTGTTATTACACCTTTAAATGAGTGTCAATATATTGCTTGTATTGAGACAGAAGAAAAGAGTGAAATTTTGTCTCAAAGGGTTCCAAAGTTTAAAATCTCTAGTGGTGTCTATGCTAAATTTGATTTACAAGGACACCAAGGAGATATTTTAAAATTTATAAATTGGGTTTATCATAAGTGGTTAATCAATAGTGAATATGAAACAACAACAAAACCTTCATATATTATTTATCATAAAAATAATTTTTTAAGTGAAGATAATGAGTTTAATATGAGTTTTTATGTCTCAATAAACTTTTAA
- a CDS encoding radical SAM/SPASM domain-containing protein produces MFRLSNLIKSTIEDEKSRTINGSIAIWNLTNRCNLSCLHCYSKADPKGKDILSLEEIKENILRLKESNVNFVILSGGEPLLRSDIFEIAQYMREKGIITYLSTNGMYIKENNVKQIIDNFNYIGISIDGIEEIHDLFRGQKNSYSKAINAIKLIQKNAGKVGIRFTITKETKNSFYQMFELCEKLNVNKLYISHLVYSGRGKENLDIDISKEERREYVNYIIDKAFEYYEKGKDIDIVTGNMEMDAILLLKRFEDKYPQKVALLKEKLKNWGGNSAGKRLLNLDWLGNVKPDPFFPFSIGNYFQTPFNNIWNTNNNEILNKLREVPRKIKGKCQECIYLNICNGGSRARAYAISGDLWEEDPSCYLTLNEIKERK; encoded by the coding sequence ATGTTCAGGCTATCAAACTTAATTAAATCAACTATTGAAGATGAAAAATCAAGAACAATCAATGGGTCAATTGCTATTTGGAACCTAACTAATAGATGTAACCTATCATGTTTACACTGTTATAGTAAAGCAGACCCAAAAGGAAAAGATATTTTAAGTCTTGAAGAGATAAAAGAAAATATTTTAAGATTAAAAGAGAGTAATGTAAATTTTGTAATCTTATCAGGGGGAGAACCTCTTTTACGCTCAGATATATTTGAAATCGCACAATATATGAGAGAAAAAGGGATTATTACTTACTTATCTACAAATGGAATGTATATAAAAGAAAATAATGTAAAACAAATAATTGACAATTTTAATTATATAGGAATATCTATTGATGGAATTGAAGAAATACATGATTTATTTAGAGGACAAAAAAATTCATACTCAAAAGCAATCAATGCTATAAAGCTTATTCAAAAAAATGCAGGGAAAGTAGGAATAAGATTTACAATAACAAAAGAAACAAAAAATAGCTTTTATCAAATGTTTGAATTATGCGAAAAATTAAATGTAAATAAATTATATATTTCTCATCTTGTTTATTCTGGACGAGGGAAAGAGAATCTTGATATTGACATATCAAAAGAAGAAAGAAGAGAATATGTCAACTATATAATTGATAAAGCCTTTGAATATTATGAAAAAGGTAAAGATATTGATATTGTTACAGGGAATATGGAAATGGATGCTATTTTACTACTAAAAAGATTTGAAGATAAGTATCCTCAAAAAGTTGCATTATTAAAAGAGAAATTAAAAAATTGGGGAGGTAACTCAGCGGGGAAAAGACTTTTAAATTTAGATTGGTTAGGGAATGTTAAACCTGATCCTTTTTTTCCTTTTTCAATAGGGAATTATTTTCAAACTCCCTTTAACAATATTTGGAACACAAATAATAATGAAATTCTCAATAAATTAAGAGAAGTACCAAGAAAGATAAAAGGAAAATGCCAAGAATGTATTTATTTAAATATTTGTAATGGAGGTTCAAGAGCAAGAGCATATGCAATAAGTGGTGACTTATGGGAAGAAGATCCCTCATGTTATTTAACATTAAATGAAATAAAGGAAAGAAAATGA
- a CDS encoding RrF2 family transcriptional regulator, which translates to MLLTKKSEYALLSLISIAKSDSPKNVDVLSRELNIPKSFLAKIMQNLAKNDIVLSQRGVNGGFVLKKPYDEITILEITTVAEEKIPSVFECSPSITSCPQDIANACSVWPLLNNLQGKINDFLGSLTLKDIAT; encoded by the coding sequence ATGTTACTTACAAAAAAGAGCGAATATGCTTTACTTTCTTTAATTTCTATTGCTAAGAGTGATAGTCCTAAAAATGTTGATGTTTTGTCAAGAGAGTTAAATATTCCAAAATCTTTTTTAGCTAAAATTATGCAAAATCTTGCAAAAAATGATATTGTACTTTCTCAAAGAGGTGTTAATGGTGGATTTGTTCTAAAAAAACCTTATGATGAAATTACAATTTTAGAAATTACAACAGTAGCTGAAGAAAAAATACCTTCAGTATTTGAGTGTTCACCTTCTATTACATCATGTCCACAAGATATTGCAAATGCCTGTAGCGTTTGGCCTTTACTAAATAATCTACAAGGAAAAATAAATGACTTTTTAGGAAGTCTTACATTAAAGGATATAGCTACATGA
- the rpsO gene encoding 30S ribosomal protein S15, protein MALDQDVKAQIIAKFRREDNDTGSAEVQIALLTEQVRVLTEHLKSNKQDHSSRLGLLKMVGKRKRLLAYLKKTDYARFTSLVAELGIRAK, encoded by the coding sequence ATGGCTTTAGATCAGGACGTAAAAGCACAGATTATTGCAAAGTTCAGAAGAGAAGACAACGATACAGGTTCAGCAGAAGTACAAATTGCACTATTAACAGAGCAAGTTAGAGTTTTAACAGAGCATTTAAAATCAAATAAACAAGATCACTCATCAAGATTAGGTCTTTTAAAAATGGTTGGAAAAAGAAAAAGACTTCTTGCATATTTAAAGAAAACTGATTATGCAAGATTTACTTCTTTAGTTGCAGAGTTAGGAATTAGAGCTAAGTAA
- a CDS encoding DHH family phosphoesterase, with amino-acid sequence MKLFHLSHTDLDGFSCQLITKEYFKEGFFYNANYGLEVKLSLKKILETIQSYENEEVLFLVTDLNLTLQEAKDLNRSIEELNNNGYKIELQLLDHHATGEKSAQKYDWYFLDVSKCAAKITYEYILQKHKGFDEETTKWLKPLIDSVNAIDIWLDNEVKNFEFGKVLLTMISRVREINNVLFADLNRDFRLYLLKEASKFLDKENGNILLDNSIHSIKKEYLKQNGKDDTIDNLAAKYLVSSIEELKEKLTVTYKGHKGILTYTLGSISIPANAFLVANKEYDFFIDISKKGNTSFRADGKVDVSLIAQKLANGGGHVNASGCKFDDFKETIDYAEVKKFIQNKLDSLS; translated from the coding sequence ATGAAGCTTTTTCATTTATCTCATACTGATTTAGATGGTTTTTCTTGTCAACTAATTACAAAAGAGTATTTTAAAGAAGGTTTTTTTTATAATGCGAATTATGGTTTAGAAGTAAAGCTATCTTTGAAAAAGATTTTAGAAACAATTCAATCTTATGAGAATGAAGAAGTACTTTTTCTAGTTACAGATTTAAATCTTACTTTACAAGAAGCAAAAGATTTAAATAGGAGTATTGAAGAATTAAACAATAATGGTTATAAGATAGAACTTCAACTTTTAGATCATCATGCTACAGGAGAAAAAAGTGCTCAAAAATATGATTGGTACTTTTTAGATGTTAGTAAATGTGCTGCAAAAATTACTTATGAATATATTTTGCAAAAGCATAAAGGTTTTGATGAGGAAACTACAAAATGGTTAAAACCTTTAATTGATAGTGTAAATGCAATTGATATTTGGCTTGATAATGAAGTAAAAAATTTTGAATTTGGAAAAGTTTTATTAACTATGATTAGTAGAGTAAGAGAAATAAATAATGTTCTTTTTGCAGATTTAAATAGAGATTTTAGATTATATTTATTAAAAGAAGCTTCAAAGTTTTTAGATAAAGAAAATGGAAATATCTTATTGGATAATAGCATTCATAGTATAAAAAAAGAGTATTTAAAACAAAATGGTAAAGATGATACTATAGACAATTTAGCTGCAAAATATTTAGTTTCTTCAATTGAAGAATTAAAAGAAAAATTAACAGTAACATATAAAGGTCACAAAGGTATTCTAACTTATACATTAGGTTCAATTTCAATTCCAGCAAATGCTTTTTTAGTAGCAAACAAAGAGTATGATTTTTTTATTGATATTAGTAAAAAAGGAAATACTTCATTTAGAGCAGATGGGAAAGTTGATGTTTCCCTTATTGCTCAGAAACTAGCAAATGGTGGTGGTCATGTAAATGCTAGTGGTTGTAAATTTGATGATTTTAAAGAGACTATAGATTATGCTGAGGTTAAAAAGTTTATTCAAAATAAACTAGATAGTTTATCATAA
- the moaA gene encoding GTP 3',8-cyclase MoaA — protein MLIDGHGRTVDYLRVSVTERCNFRCQYCMPEKPFSWVPKEELLTYEELFEFIKVGIDEGIKKVRITGGEPLLREGLENFVEMISSYKNDIDLALTTNGFLLEHAAGKLKDAGLRRINISLDSLKEDVAAKIAQKNVLKKVLKGIETAHKVGLKIKINCVPMKGINDTELVDILNFCKEKGFPIRFIEYMENSHAKNTAKGLNSEEIQELIRKSYSFQKQEREGSSPSQNYKLDDGYVFGIIEPHKDDFCSTCNRIRLTASGVLIPCLYYEDSKSIKEAIKEGNIKKAAAILKEVLANKPEKNKWSSEDSNETSTRAFYETGG, from the coding sequence ATGTTAATAGATGGGCATGGTAGAACAGTAGATTATTTAAGGGTTTCAGTTACAGAAAGATGTAACTTTAGATGCCAATACTGTATGCCTGAAAAACCTTTTTCTTGGGTTCCAAAAGAAGAATTATTAACATATGAAGAATTATTTGAGTTTATTAAAGTTGGTATTGATGAAGGAATTAAAAAGGTTAGAATAACAGGTGGCGAACCTTTATTAAGAGAAGGTTTAGAAAACTTTGTTGAGATGATTTCTTCATATAAAAATGATATTGATTTAGCTTTAACTACAAATGGTTTTTTACTAGAACACGCTGCAGGGAAACTTAAAGATGCAGGTTTAAGAAGAATAAATATATCTCTAGATTCTCTAAAAGAAGATGTTGCCGCTAAAATAGCTCAAAAAAATGTTTTAAAAAAAGTTTTAAAAGGAATTGAAACTGCTCATAAAGTTGGTTTAAAGATAAAAATAAACTGTGTCCCAATGAAAGGGATAAATGATACTGAATTAGTAGATATTCTAAACTTTTGCAAAGAAAAAGGTTTTCCTATAAGATTTATAGAATATATGGAAAACTCTCATGCTAAAAATACTGCAAAAGGTTTAAATAGTGAAGAGATACAAGAACTTATAAGAAAATCATATAGTTTTCAAAAGCAAGAAAGAGAAGGTTCTTCTCCTTCTCAAAATTATAAATTAGATGATGGTTATGTTTTTGGAATTATAGAACCCCATAAAGATGATTTTTGTTCAACCTGTAATAGAATAAGACTTACAGCAAGCGGTGTTTTAATTCCCTGTTTATATTATGAAGATTCAAAAAGTATAAAAGAAGCTATAAAAGAAGGTAATATTAAAAAAGCAGCAGCTATTTTAAAAGAGGTTCTTGCTAATAAACCAGAAAAAAATAAATGGTCTAGCGAAGATTCTAATGAGACTTCAACCAGAGCATTTTACGAAACAGGGGGATAA
- a CDS encoding cytochrome D1 domain-containing protein gives MKLLNIFIVFVIVTTLAYSKEKIFVVEREDSSLAVIYNGLKKSTIEKMHNMNHGVVKFKGKDAYAISRDGYVVKFDPISEKILKEYKTSESAIGFVIGENYVAVANYDDKSVDILTRDLKPIKKIKTGSKNVGIKIYKNYLIFSQMDKDTISIYKDKKEGKTSPVFEKYKEFTNVGSLPFDAMIKDEKYIVGFFTSKHFGVVDLKTNTYKKVKIFLDKDKKMVLKVPHFGFWSIGGDKVFIPAVGDNKVLVYDNEYKLIKNIETKGLPVFTSLSPDKKYLAVTYSGKDFPTIQIIDTNSLKIVHTFNFDGKVLHLRWSKKQKELYVSVNDTNKVSVIDTEKWFIHKDILNVKKPSGIFIYEDGE, from the coding sequence ATGAAGCTTTTAAATATATTTATAGTATTTGTAATTGTAACAACTCTAGCTTATTCAAAAGAAAAGATTTTTGTTGTTGAAAGAGAAGATTCATCTTTAGCAGTAATCTACAATGGTTTAAAAAAATCAACTATTGAAAAAATGCATAATATGAATCATGGAGTAGTAAAATTTAAAGGCAAAGATGCCTATGCTATTTCAAGGGATGGATATGTTGTCAAATTTGACCCAATTTCTGAAAAAATATTAAAAGAATATAAAACTTCAGAATCTGCAATTGGATTTGTTATTGGGGAAAATTATGTTGCAGTTGCAAATTATGATGATAAAAGTGTTGATATTTTAACAAGAGATTTAAAACCAATTAAAAAAATTAAAACTGGTTCCAAAAATGTGGGTATTAAAATCTATAAAAACTATTTAATATTTTCACAAATGGATAAGGACACTATTTCAATATATAAAGATAAAAAAGAAGGTAAAACTTCTCCAGTTTTTGAAAAATATAAAGAGTTTACAAATGTAGGAAGTTTACCCTTTGATGCAATGATTAAAGATGAAAAATATATTGTTGGTTTTTTTACATCAAAACATTTTGGAGTAGTTGATTTAAAGACAAATACCTATAAAAAAGTTAAAATCTTTTTAGATAAAGATAAAAAAATGGTTTTAAAAGTACCGCACTTTGGTTTTTGGTCAATTGGAGGAGATAAAGTATTTATTCCTGCTGTGGGAGATAATAAAGTATTAGTTTATGATAATGAATATAAATTAATCAAAAATATAGAAACTAAAGGTTTACCAGTATTTACAAGTTTAAGTCCAGATAAAAAATATTTGGCAGTTACTTACTCAGGCAAAGACTTTCCAACTATTCAAATCATAGATACAAATAGTTTAAAAATCGTTCATACTTTTAACTTTGATGGGAAAGTTTTACATTTAAGATGGTCAAAAAAACAAAAAGAGTTATATGTATCTGTAAATGATACAAATAAAGTTTCAGTAATTGATACAGAAAAATGGTTTATACATAAAGATATTTTAAATGTAAAAAAACCTTCTGGAATTTTTATATATGAAGATGGAGAATAA